A genomic window from Candidatus Kouleothrix ribensis includes:
- a CDS encoding DUF3883 domain-containing protein: MSYADDLIPTRAALGRRLLLKGLYSEPVLIENITEEGDLLFLRVRTADGRPDEITLERDELHVALSLAPTTERTFVAPDDFALLVESERIRLAYAFDPYFAVSLSGVRPLPHQLEAVYERMLPQARLRFLLADDPGAGKTIMAGLLLKELKLRGAIERILILAPAPLTVQWQDELRSKFDEVFEVIRSDLAKNQLAGNVWERFPQCIASVDFAKQDDIAPGLLRAGWDLIIVDEAHKCAARLYANEIKRTRRYGLVEQLSAISDRMVLLTATPHSGNVEQFNLFLQLLDADQFANGDLNKQMIQMEHSPWFLRRMKEELRDLNGHPLFTERHPITVRFELSRAEMRLYKAVTEYINDFLPHQKGRRKVTVALARMVLQRRLASSLHAIARSLRKRRDRFAAILDEVDGLRPAEQARRLQELRLLDVDIEQDEDDHEESELDELVEGTLAIERVDQLRTEVAALRRLVELADQTLVLGEETKLRTLQNLLEGTDFDELRDGRGKLLIFTEHKDTLDYLRENLEQWGYSTCEIHGGMPALRRKEAQDDFRRDRQICIATEAAGEGINLQFCHLMINYDIPWNPNRLEQRMGRIHRIGQERDVYIFNFVAEQSVDGEPIVEGKILARLLLKFDEMRAALGNRVFDVVGQLLRLNEVDLEEMLREATYNPKRLEEYEYKIARLSPDRLCQLEEATGVALATSKVDLALTRQQDYRSEERRLMPQYVEQFFLRAAERTGLRVEQRADTLLRIEYVPERFRAPALQAVRRFGAGQNRYSKLTFRKEHLEQNQHLDAELLSPGHSLFAAVTEVLDARLEPTRRGVAPFIDPRATEPYRLHFFRVEIQGEEPGLPGQAARATMVHATLIVLLEREDHALELAPPDILHDLTADTTGGTNDIPDEQRIAQLERWIRVHIQHDLARQSRAAREREVNIRRTYLERSFTALINAQQARWADLMARVLDGHEESRLARDEADKRVHELEARRDAKLATLDQLAVVRPGLTRYIGSALVTPAQDARIAHLMRRDDDVERIAMEAAIAHERVRGWEVEDISQFQDGSGFDLRSLGPADGQGKRPIRRIEVKGRAAMNEPVVLTPNEWLQAGRHGDSYWLYVVWGCNMGNPQLLTIQNPVQALGSQAQPLVEVKGWLLSSEALSTGG, from the coding sequence ATGAGTTACGCTGACGATCTTATACCTACCCGTGCCGCCCTCGGTCGTCGGCTCCTCCTCAAAGGTCTCTACTCCGAGCCTGTCCTCATTGAGAACATTACCGAAGAAGGCGATCTGCTCTTCCTGCGTGTTCGCACCGCTGATGGCCGGCCTGATGAGATTACACTGGAACGCGACGAGCTACACGTCGCATTATCACTGGCACCGACTACCGAGCGAACCTTCGTTGCGCCTGACGATTTTGCGTTGCTGGTTGAATCTGAGCGTATCCGCCTGGCCTACGCGTTCGACCCGTACTTTGCAGTGTCGCTCAGCGGCGTTCGCCCACTGCCGCACCAACTCGAAGCTGTGTATGAGCGGATGCTGCCACAAGCACGCCTGCGGTTCTTACTGGCCGACGACCCAGGTGCCGGCAAGACGATTATGGCGGGCTTACTGCTCAAAGAGCTCAAGCTGCGGGGTGCGATCGAGCGGATTCTTATTCTTGCTCCCGCGCCGCTCACTGTCCAGTGGCAGGACGAATTGCGATCGAAATTTGATGAGGTCTTCGAGGTTATCCGTAGTGACTTGGCAAAAAACCAGCTTGCCGGCAATGTCTGGGAGCGCTTCCCACAGTGCATTGCGTCGGTGGATTTTGCCAAACAAGATGACATTGCGCCGGGATTACTACGAGCTGGGTGGGATCTGATCATCGTTGACGAGGCCCACAAGTGTGCTGCGCGGCTGTATGCGAATGAAATCAAACGCACACGGCGCTATGGCCTCGTAGAGCAGTTGAGTGCGATCTCTGATCGGATGGTGCTACTGACAGCGACACCTCACTCAGGCAATGTCGAACAGTTTAACCTTTTCCTCCAGTTGCTTGATGCCGACCAGTTTGCCAACGGCGATTTGAACAAGCAGATGATCCAGATGGAGCATAGCCCCTGGTTTCTGCGCCGCATGAAGGAGGAGCTACGCGATCTCAACGGCCACCCGCTCTTCACAGAGCGTCATCCAATTACTGTCCGCTTTGAACTCTCGCGTGCTGAAATGCGGCTGTATAAAGCGGTCACAGAATATATCAACGATTTTCTGCCCCACCAGAAAGGGCGCCGCAAGGTGACAGTCGCCCTTGCACGTATGGTGCTCCAGCGCCGGCTTGCAAGCTCACTCCATGCGATTGCACGATCGCTTCGAAAGCGACGTGACCGGTTCGCCGCCATACTAGATGAAGTGGATGGCTTGCGCCCGGCCGAGCAGGCGCGGCGTCTGCAGGAGCTTCGGCTGCTCGATGTAGATATAGAACAGGACGAGGATGATCACGAAGAGAGCGAGCTGGACGAGTTAGTCGAAGGAACGCTGGCGATTGAACGTGTCGACCAGCTGCGCACCGAAGTCGCCGCGCTGCGGCGACTGGTTGAGCTTGCCGATCAAACCCTGGTGCTTGGCGAAGAGACGAAGCTGCGGACGCTTCAGAATCTGCTAGAGGGAACCGATTTCGATGAGCTACGCGATGGTCGCGGCAAGCTGCTGATCTTTACCGAGCATAAGGATACATTGGATTATCTGCGTGAAAACCTGGAACAGTGGGGCTATTCCACCTGCGAGATTCACGGCGGGATGCCTGCGCTACGACGGAAAGAGGCTCAGGATGACTTTCGCCGTGACCGGCAGATTTGTATTGCGACCGAGGCCGCCGGCGAAGGCATCAACCTCCAGTTCTGCCACCTGATGATCAACTACGACATTCCCTGGAATCCAAACCGCCTTGAACAACGAATGGGCCGCATTCACCGGATTGGCCAGGAGCGCGATGTCTACATTTTCAACTTTGTCGCCGAGCAATCGGTTGATGGCGAGCCAATCGTCGAAGGGAAGATTCTGGCCCGGCTGCTGCTGAAGTTCGATGAGATGCGGGCCGCGCTTGGCAACCGTGTTTTCGATGTCGTCGGGCAGTTGCTCCGGCTCAACGAGGTCGATCTGGAGGAGATGCTGCGTGAGGCAACCTATAATCCGAAACGGCTCGAAGAATATGAGTATAAGATCGCACGGCTATCGCCGGATCGGCTATGCCAGCTCGAAGAAGCCACCGGCGTTGCCCTGGCGACCAGTAAGGTCGATCTAGCATTGACCCGCCAGCAGGACTACCGCTCGGAAGAACGCCGGCTGATGCCCCAATACGTTGAGCAGTTTTTCCTACGCGCCGCCGAACGAACTGGTCTGCGCGTCGAGCAGCGTGCAGATACCTTGCTCCGCATCGAGTATGTGCCTGAGCGATTTCGTGCTCCAGCACTGCAGGCAGTTCGGCGCTTTGGGGCAGGCCAGAACCGTTATAGCAAGCTGACATTTCGCAAAGAGCACCTGGAACAGAATCAGCACCTCGATGCGGAATTGCTTTCGCCGGGGCATAGCTTGTTTGCGGCGGTCACTGAGGTGCTCGATGCGCGCCTCGAACCGACCCGCCGTGGCGTTGCGCCATTTATCGACCCACGTGCGACGGAACCGTATCGGTTGCATTTCTTTCGGGTCGAAATCCAGGGAGAGGAGCCAGGCCTACCTGGCCAGGCAGCACGCGCGACAATGGTTCACGCCACACTGATTGTGCTGCTGGAGCGTGAAGATCACGCACTAGAGCTGGCACCGCCCGATATTCTGCACGATCTGACGGCTGACACGACCGGTGGAACAAACGATATTCCAGACGAGCAGCGGATCGCACAACTTGAACGATGGATTCGGGTACATATACAGCATGATCTCGCACGACAATCGCGTGCCGCACGCGAGCGTGAGGTCAATATTCGTCGAACCTACTTGGAACGCTCATTCACAGCGCTGATCAACGCACAGCAAGCCAGGTGGGCTGACCTAATGGCGCGGGTGCTAGATGGACACGAGGAATCGCGCCTCGCGCGCGATGAGGCCGATAAGCGTGTGCATGAGTTGGAGGCACGCCGTGATGCCAAACTGGCCACGCTCGATCAACTGGCGGTGGTGCGACCCGGCCTGACCCGCTACATTGGCAGTGCGCTAGTCACGCCGGCTCAGGATGCCCGGATCGCGCATCTGATGCGTCGGGACGATGATGTCGAGCGCATTGCAATGGAGGCTGCCATTGCTCACGAACGCGTGCGCGGGTGGGAGGTCGAGGACATCAGCCAGTTCCAGGACGGAAGTGGTTTTGATTTGCGGAGCCTTGGCCCCGCCGATGGGCAAGGCAAACGGCCAATTCGCCGGATCGAGGTCAAGGGTCGTGCGGCGATGAACGAGCCAGTAGTGCTGACGCCGAACGAATGGCTTCAGGCTGGACGCCACGGCGACAGCTACTGGCTGTACGTGGTGTGGGGATGTAATATGGGCAATCCGCAACTTTTGACCATACAAAATCCTGTCCAGGCGCTCGGGTCGCAGGCACAGCCGCTGGTAGAGGTGAAAGGCTGGCTTCTATCGTCAGAGGCATTATCCACTGGCGGTTAG